Part of the Desulfobulbaceae bacterium genome is shown below.
GGAACTAACCGACCTAACAGAACACTCAGGATGGCTGAAGGCGAGTCAAGGAGTAGAGAGTATGTTGCCATTCTTAGATGGGGATTATTTGTGCCTATAATGATACCTGAAAAGACAAGCCGTTTAAGCAAGTTATGTCCTATAACTTTCTTATTTGTAAGATGGTGTGGGATATCTACCCCTTGAATTTCATGGAGCAGGCACAGCACAAAAACAGTTAACCTTCTCATATGAAGTTGGGCAGCGAGGTTTATGAGACTGTCCCATGAAATTTCTCCTGAATGTTTCGATACCAAACCAGTTATCAGTACCAAGAAGCGAAGGGGATAAAAACAGTGGTCAAAGAGTCTGAATATTAAATAAAGCAGATATTTTTCTATACTTAGCTGTGAAACCATTGTGCCGTCAGCCTGCACGACCTCTCTTGAATCTTCCCACCAGAAGGCAGCAGGGATATTAAAGTAGCGTTTTACGCAATTCCAATGCACTTCGCATAACAGATCGTTTTTCGTGAACATCAGGTGATAGTGGCTGGCGAGTAGGTCTTCCTCTGTTGTCTTCACTGGCTGGGTATAACCACATTGGCGACAGAGAATATCTTTAACCTTTGCCAACTCCGAAGGTGGGACCATTAAGTCGATATCACCAGAAGGGTATACACCTAAATCATCAAAGAGTATTTCTGAGGCGATGGCCCCTTTTAGTGGGATTGCTGGGATTCCGTTATCGGATAAAACTTCTAGAAGGTACCGTGTTTCCTTCAACAGACGGCTATTGTGAGCAAGGTAATTGGAATACAAGCCCCTCAGATGCTTTACCGCTGGTTTGGGAAATATGCCTGAACATTCGACATTCCTGTATACAAACCCGGCAGTGCCATTCTTCAGCGCAAGATCGCAAATTTCATTGATGTTGATGGAATCATGCTGGTGATTTATTTGTTGTATACAGGCAAAGAGTTCCTCTTCTGAAACCTCGAAACGTGACAGAAATAAAAAAAGGTAGATTTCAATCGGTAGAGTAGTTGCCATATCCACGTGTCTTAGCTTCAACTATTGGCAAGATGTAAGTAAGTCAAAATACTTTTTAGCAATAACTTTCCACGTGTATTCCCTGGTCGCAATCTCTCGCATGGCTGTACCAATGCTGCTTGCCTCCTCTGAAGATATGATTTCTATAAGTGAGATGAGTTGATCTGCTGTCGTGAAGTACCGGGCCTTGCCGAAAGTTGTGTAACGATTGAAATTGCAGTCAAAGGCAAAGATCGGGCGAGCGAAATGCATTGCTTCCACAAGCGAAGGGTTGGTTCCCCCGGCAGAATGGCCATGCAGATAAAAACGGGCGGCCGCACGAAGGGAGGCAAGTTTTCCGTTGTCATAGATAGGATCAAGTAGACGAAGGTGCTCATAGCCGGAATACGTGGCACGTAAATTTTTTCCATAGTCGCTATTGTTCCAATTGCCGACAAATACCAAGGAATTGCAGGGTGTTTTGGCAAAGGCTTCCAAGATTATGTGCACATTGTTTTCCGGTTCAATTCTGCAGACCGAAAAGGAAAAAATGGCTGGTAGTTGATATTCATCGACGCTTACACCAGTGGCCAGCGCGTGATCCCCGCCGTAAGCAATAACATGGCTTTCCGCTTGATACTCAACCATCACATAGTCATGGATCGCGGTGTTGTCTGTGATGATTTCATCTGAATACCGGATAGCAAGTCGCTCGGAAAATTTAAGGAATTTTTGGGCCAATCCCTGCCATTTTTGCCTCCGCCATTCTATGCCATCGATGTTGGTGATAATCTTCTTCCCGCCCAGCATCCGCACCAGAGGCAAGGCAATCGTGCCGGATACGCCCAGCAGGAGGATAATGTCGGTATCCGAGCAGAGTGTGCTGAGCAGCGACCAAAAATCATACAACACACTCTCTTTGCCGTTTGCAGACAGTGGGATGTATTTCAACTTGGCTCCGAGAAACTCGG
Proteins encoded:
- a CDS encoding nucleotidyltransferase family protein, with the protein product MATTLPIEIYLFLFLSRFEVSEEELFACIQQINHQHDSININEICDLALKNGTAGFVYRNVECSGIFPKPAVKHLRGLYSNYLAHNSRLLKETRYLLEVLSDNGIPAIPLKGAIASEILFDDLGVYPSGDIDLMVPPSELAKVKDILCRQCGYTQPVKTTEEDLLASHYHLMFTKNDLLCEVHWNCVKRYFNIPAAFWWEDSREVVQADGTMVSQLSIEKYLLYLIFRLFDHCFYPLRFLVLITGLVSKHSGEISWDSLINLAAQLHMRRLTVFVLCLLHEIQGVDIPHHLTNKKVIGHNLLKRLVFSGIIIGTNNPHLRMATYSLLLDSPSAILSVLLGRLVPSTAELRLRYNIPVASPLIFFYYILNPFIMFFRSRKP
- a CDS encoding glycosyltransferase family 1 protein; this encodes MKAKLNTHHRKVAILGTVGVPACYGGFETLAENLVRSNNALGKPYHITVYCSSKEYPNRKPEFLGAKLKYIPLSANGKESVLYDFWSLLSTLCSDTDIILLLGVSGTIALPLVRMLGGKKIITNIDGIEWRRQKWQGLAQKFLKFSERLAIRYSDEIITDNTAIHDYVMVEYQAESHVIAYGGDHALATGVSVDEYQLPAIFSFSVCRIEPENNVHIILEAFAKTPCNSLVFVGNWNNSDYGKNLRATYSGYEHLRLLDPIYDNGKLASLRAAARFYLHGHSAGGTNPSLVEAMHFARPIFAFDCNFNRYTTFGKARYFTTADQLISLIEIISSEEASSIGTAMREIATREYTWKVIAKKYFDLLTSCQ